The DNA sequence AGTATGCGCATCAATGAAtgggtttttttgttttgtttatttcgttcatattagtttgtttgtttgttttttgccagGAATTAGTTGTcgattagaaaaaaaataacgcaTAACCGAATGATAATATTAGTTGGTAATTATCAGCTCCTTTTCCACCACTCTCTTTCCTGCTCATGCACATTTGTAACTCCAGCCATTGTCTTGCTGACGAATGTGCATGATTTCGTTCATTTTCGTCCAACGAAAAGATTTCCCAACAACAAGCGCACAAGAATTTAAAATGATCACATCACAATTTGCATGTCACGAAAATAGTGTCTATTGACTCGTTCTAAAAAGAACGCCGCtgaattcaaacaatagtggcggggtattcagcagttactCCAACTTTTAGTTCGAACCTCAGACAGGTTCTTTTAAGTGTCCGAGGAATAACATCGTCGTATTACCTTCAGAGTTTTTTGAATTCCCCGCCGGCTCTTCCTCCGCCATGttggcttgaaaaaaaatgtgacgtcacaataGGCAGACGAACCAAATGTGACGGAGAAAATTAGGGTCCAGTGCATCAGAGCAATTCCCAGAAACATCAAGATGTGAGGTTTGTCCTGGAAATCTGAAAGGGTTGTGAAGATGTTAAGTGACAAGGAGAAAGAAGGGTGCAAAACTATCCTTACCAAACTAACTGAACAGGATTTATTAACGCTTACAGATACAGTTACAAATCGTATCGTTTCTCCGGAAAATGCACGAGGTATGAACTGATGAAGTCGTTCATGTCAAACTTGCTGTGGAAAACATCTGTTCAGGCGGATACAGGCAGCGACCATTGATTGCTTGCATGCACTCTGTGtgttacaataaaaattagcggTTGTCCACTGCGCTAGGGAACAATGCGCAAGAATCACTTGAGAGGGCCAGTGACACGCTTCAGCTTCtaaagaaagcaaaggaatTTGGACCGgtttgctcgaagcatggttagcgcttgGGTATTgggttttgctaaaagcaggCCCGCGGCCAAACGGCCCGCGACGACCCAGCGGCCCGCGACGGCCCGGCGGCGGCCCGGCAGCGGCCCGGCGGCGACCCGGCAGCGACCCGGCAGCGGCCCGGCGACCCGCGACTCGCGGCCCACGGACCGCAACCCACGGACCACGGCCCGCAACCCGTGACGGCACGGCGTCCCGCGGCCCACAGCCCAGTCCTGattttccacagttttttGTCCAGTGGTAAATCCATGCACATGCACGGATGTGCATTGGGTTTGGGCCTGCAACATGGACGATAGTGAGTTTGAATTTGTTTACCATTTAATCATTTGAATCGTTTGACAATGTACTTCCTCTCTATTGGGTGCTGTCAACAGACGAATAAACAGAGCATGACAAGGTTTTTCACTTAACAACAAGCAGTGAAAGGAAGGATTGAAAAGGATTCAAATGATTATTAAATGGTAACTGAATTCAAATTCACTGTCGTCAATTTTGCACGCCCAAACCAGACACAGGCCACAGGCTGCACGTctgcttttagcaaaacccAGTTAAGTTAAGATGTATGGAAACCTATATGTTTCTATGTTAGTGAACACTGATTGACACTAACCATGTTTCAAGCAACTTGCTTTTTATATGGGTCATCGTGCAGCTCAAACAAGGCTGAAGATGATTCgttcttgtgtttttttggtGTCGGCAGACTGGCAACCAATCAGCAATGACTAGAAGCTGGTTGCTGAGCAGcgttttttgttaaaacaatggTTTTCTCCTTGTGCTAATTCTTGGAGGCTCAGAAAAGTGGTTCGGCTCATTGTTACTGAAGGATTTTCCACACAAACGTGCAAGTTTGAGAGAGGAGGTTCTGAAGTTGTGGCATAGAAGTGGTGTTGATTTGCTGTGATAGCCacaaccaaaaaaacacaagaagCAATCAGGTTCAGCCTTATAAGGGCTGAGAGTCTACCGTTTTATATCATGGTAACTTGAGTCATAaagtgcaagaaaaaaaaaacaaacaaaaaacaaaaaacaaaaaataataatacatgtTTGCACACCAAAGTGGACATAAAATTTCATGATGCAAGCAGTTAATTCTCACTGTACTACTAAGGACAATTTTTTCAAGGGGTTCTCTTCTAAATAATGGCCATTTATGGaagtaataattaattttttaattaatagttattattcATGTTCCTCAGTGTTCGCCAGCATTAATACAATGATAAATTATTGCTTGGCCATGATTTCtatgaaaaaatttgtttgaaaatcattCATTGCCAGTCCCTTGATGGTGGAAGTCAACAGTATAAACGTCCCTTAAGCCCACTCCCCCCTTACCAATTCTAATGGAAACCTTTTTCCCTTCTATTGgataattaaaaatgataataattattctttgaaattgtcGAGGAAAAATACGTAGTCACCATTCAGCAGGATTAATGAGAAAAAGTGATCTCAGCAGCTCTCAATTTCAACGTTTGCAGAAGAAAACCAATCAAAGTCGATTTGATAGACATCTCGAAACCAAGTTTATGctggccattttgtttttcttggatTCCCCACTCTCCTCAGGAAGTGAATAATgcccaataaattattactccAAGATAgtgaacaaatcaaattaacctTTTAAAAGCTTGTTTAGCTAATCAAGCATGCAGTATTCTTGCATGTTGTAGTAGGCAGCTTAGATGTATAGAATTAACTTGTTTAGCAATATTCTTTCAAAAAAGGATCCCCACTTCTGTGAGGCCAAACGTTTCTGTCTCCTCACATATGGATGACAAATATTTGAGGGCCTCTCCCATTCAGTAATTAAGCCACTGTCTGCATATCCTATTTCTACTCCATGGTGCATACATCTTTTAAGCCAATTTCTCCACTATGCCCATTTTTTGTCATAGTATCAGCTGTGACATATCAGAGGAGGaggataaataaaaattagttCAGTTGATAGTTATTTCCATGATTATTTTGGAAATAACATAGTGGCAAATGTTATGCTAAAATATGCCTTAACTTAAGAGATAGCTAATTTCTGTATTCTTGGTGATCTTCTGCAGAGGCTATGGAAGCCATTTTATCATTCAGCCATACAGCTTCACAGTTGCTGAGgaggaaaaaagtcaaaagaGATCATATTTATCAATACTTGGCTGAAAATGGTATCATTGAGCCTACCTCGTCAGACAAACCCAGACTAATAAGAAGAGCATTAAAGTTTTGGGGAAGTACACAAGAGGTAGGATTGCCAGAGAGATTCAAGAACATTTTAACtgtacaacatttttgtgGGATTTCTGTTCataacaaattattttgctaTCTTTGCTTTGCAAATTCTCTTCTTTTATAAGAATGATCAAGGGGAACGCATATCCATGAGGCTCCTTGAAGtatagttattatttttgttattgttgttggtATTAATATCAGGACAGCTGTAATGTTGATGCCAAAGAACAAGTTACTGTAAGGATCTCATGGATGGGTACCTTCAATGTataaaaaaagtataaaaaaCTAACCAATCTAAAGGATTTTCGGGCCTAAGAAGTGCTTGTTGCTAATACATTAAATAACTGGTTAGAATTAATCTGTAGAATGAGCACTTTGAGGACTAAATCAGCAAAATGCAAGTTTGACAGTGAGGAGTATGTCAATGTCCATGAGATGTTTTCCAAGTTACCTTACAAGCTCAAGAACTAGTATCTCAGGGCACCACCATATTGGACTTAAATTAATTTGCCTGCTGGCAGCTCCTCTGAAAGCAATGTTCCCATCTCTTTGCAACCTGTGTCTGCCTGAAAAATGGtgtcaaagcaaaaaaaattatcatattGTGGATCCACAAAAATATCCATACACTGCAGGCAATGACTTGTGCATTccttaatttcttttcatggTCTGTTTTTAAGGATTCTGATGTGGAGAATGATGATCAAGGAGACAATTTAAGTGAATGTGCATCATTGCAGTCAAGTCCAAATGTGCCAGTCTCAAGCAGTTCAAAAAATGTGGATGGACaagaattggcttcaaattTCATACCCTGGTTTtacaaaatcttaaattcTTTTAACACTGCATCAGACAGTGCATCACAAGAGTGGGGCCCACAGCACTTTTGGAATGATGCCAAGAGTTCAGTTCTTATGTTGTCAGGAGGGGAGGTGCTTGATGAATGTCAGGGTTCTTTAGCAGTCAGCGACAAGTTACGAGAACTAGTTTGCaaggaaaagctttttttcaATGCAAATGTGGCTGGTGCTAGGGGACAAATAGATGCTTATGGACTGGTCAAAATATCTGTTGGAGGTACAGTTCACAGGTTTTCGAACTGTCTTGGGGTTTTTGAGCAATCTTTTGGACTCGTTCGTGACCcacaacttcaaaataattgGAAGATCAAATTTACTGATTTAAAATTGGAGGCACAGGAACAAACACAGTTGGATGGCCAACATAGAAAGGCCATTACATAGACTGAGGTAATTAATTATAATAGTGTGGTCAGCTGCATAGTATAGCAATAAATGAATTTCCTTGATGTTGTCTGAATGTGCATGTAAGTGAAGGACCGAGAAagactgtttttattaaaattgacAACTCCCTCAGTACTTCATTCACCCTGATCAACTTAAAGCATGTCACACTTGGTTCACACTATTTCAACATTAACACAGTAAATTAATAAAAGTGACATCCATTAGTCCTTCACTCCGTAAGGTTACAGTTCACCCTTTTAAGGAGGAAAGTAAGTTGTCTTTGTCTAGAGTGATATCTTTCCTTGCTTTTGCTAGAATTACTGGAATAGCCTAGCTATTGCCTCAAAGCAAATGTGTGGAAAGGTGAGAAAAAGAGGCTGAAGTTTTATTCACAACCAAATAAAGAACTGAAATAGGCACTGCAAGCTGCTTTGCATTGGTGGGGAGAAGAGGAGACACTTATTCATTCTGTCACATTTTGCTTCCTCCCTATTTTTATGCAgccaaacttttgaaaatctgtGATCAGTAAGGTACTTCAATTCCTAACTTACTATTACTGATTAAGTGCTGTTACAATCCAAGTTCTTCTTGTATTCTAGCCGTAGGTCTTATATTACTTAGTTTACAGTGCCAAGCCTGCTGATAGGGTTGATAGAATATTTTTGAGTTGTACGTTTTCAAAGTGGAAAATATATTCTTGAATGTAAAGGTACAATAATGTGTCGCTTGTTCACTTTGGAAAGCAATGTATTGAAAGCAAGTTAGTTGAATGTCAAGTAATGTTAGTTCGGTGAAACATAACTATAGCGTATAAAAATACTCCTCCATACCCAATAGTGgctttgaccaatcagataaATTTCTCTAGACACTTGAGTAAGTTGTTATACCTAGTAATTCACCCAACAAACCTAAAAgcccaggggcctgtttctcaaaagtcccgaaacttttcgggctcatttcgggtgacatcattctctttgtatctgcaaaacgaaggcgtctcgaggcactaaactttgcagttgttttcatttttattccctttgcaacatatgaaaagagcAGCTTTACCGAATAAGcgagtcggagttttacgaatggcttttcgggcccgaaacaaattcgggactttcgagaaacgggccccggGGAGGGATTTGAACGTGTCGCCAGGGAAATAGCAGGGTTAATAGAGGATTCATGAAATGCAAAAGAACATGAAGTAGCTGATGAAGCATAATATAATGCCACTAGTGGCACTATATAATGCTTCATGTTCAAATGACTTTGCAGGCCAGTTATATTGCTGTGCAAACTCCTTCCTGGGTAGCGTTTTATCATATAAAAAATCCTTTGGGCTTGGCCCTCGGGATATCTTGTATCTGGTAAAACTCTCCTGCTTGTGTATGAAATAGTAAGTACAATCTCAAATCTGATTAAGAAGAAAGTggacgataaaaaaaaaaaacccatcAACTTTACATCAAGACAGTCTTCATTGCAAtatttcgtttctttttttatgtgAAAGACCATTGAATGGCACCCCAAAATATGAGTACGAACAACACTTCTGTCTAGACAAATCCTCCAAGAATTCTTTGTTGTGTTGTAAGATGTAGGTCACCTATTAACAGATAATCCATCTGGGACAAAGGTCTTCCGATTACATTTCGTAAGAGTGTTCTGTGATAACTTGTCCTATAGCACCTGTCTCACTCCACTACcttatgtcattttttttttttcatctcatTTTTTCCTGATTAAGACACACCACAGAAATATCAGCTTTTCtggatatttttcctttccatCTACCACTCTCTGATTAGAGGATCCGACATGGGCTTCTTCACTCCCCCATCCCGCCAGTGTTTTTTATCCCATCCTTCCATCCCGCATAACCGATCATTTCCATCCCGATAGTTGCTCCAGCGCGCCGCCATATTTCAACGCAGACTACTGACTTGGCTTTGCAGTGCTGAAATTCTCTCAAAGACAAATAACCAAGTCCTAACGAAACAAAAGTAAAGTTTTTCCTTCGTGTACTTTCAGGTTCTGGCAGTGTGACTCTCTACAATCCCGCATGTGTCCGTCTTATCACATATCCCGCCTTAAGAATGGAGCTTATCCTAATATCGCATCCTGTCTCAAGCTACTTTTTACCAATCAATCATTGTGTAACTATATTTATCTCCGGATCTTaatgattgtatttttatttatagttTATTCCTGTCATTGTCCATTTAACAAatattagactacgagcccgagttttctacaagcagatagtcaacgaggcgcagccgagttgactagcgctcgtagaaaacgagggcgagtagtctaattgttttagtataaattcattcgtagtctcattgcataaaaatgtaaagtaacgtttaggaaaaaatgttttattgtgtttacatcggcaattcaaaggtttcagacactgcgcgtgatgtgcactgaggtgtgaaacaagcatcacgtgttcaaaatagccgattttcattggctattcacaactgtagactaccagcagatagtctacgagtaatatagccaatcagattcgcgGATTCACAAtggactacgagtaaatttatactaaagtCTGTTATTtggtttattttcttctttttccttttcctcccTACACAATTCGCCTCGACTAGCTTACGCTATATGCGAGTTGCACATGTTCTTCttttaattgttaaatattaatgaagtttataattgttgttgttgttgtttcaaagGTTTTCATTATCCCACATCCCGCCTCGATTTTAGGCACTATCGCGCTTCCCGCCAAACCTGTGTTGAACCCTCTGATAAGTCATAACACTTTATCTCCTTTCTCTATAGATAGGCATGCAACGTTTGTTCACACAGCAAAAATAAAGGGATGACCACAAACAATAGTAAACTATTTGTTGAATCCTTCCCTTGCCAGGAAATCCAAAGCATATGCATCACGTATATTTTAGCAAAACAGGAGTGTGCAGCATACTGGACATCTGCGATTTCACAGTCCGAGCTATTTTTGGAATGACTTTTAGTCATATTTCTGGCGAACTTCTCAGTATCAATTGGCATTAGCTATTCTCGAtctatttctttgaaaaagcaaaaaaagactACATCACCGCTGGCTAGcgtaattttactttttctcaaGATCAGACAGCCTTAGCTTCTCAATTTCTTGTGCGGTAATACTAGCAGTTCCTGGCCTTCCACCAAAAAAAATGGGAAGGTCGTGTTAGTTTGATCAGAAATAACACACAAACAGCGGTGACAAACATCAGATATAAACGCATCCTTtttagaaattaacttttgtattatctattattattattattattattattatctattatttattattatattattattatctattATGGAATTTTGTATTATCTgtcacttctgaagatgtatgcagaagcatacgaaacgtcaagtaaaagttaatttctaaaAAGGATGCGTTTATATCTGATGTTTGTCACCGCTGTTTGTGTGTTATTTCTGATCAAACTGAGATGGCCAAAGAAAAAGGTCGTCTTAGTACGGTGAACGTTCTCGTTTATGAGAGCCAATTTTGTCTAGGACTGGCACCTTACattgattaatatttttcagACTGGTAAGGAAAGTAAAACAGGTACGGATGAGAGGAAGAAATCACGTCAAAAAGGGTGAGTTGGAGAACTTTTGCACCGGCATTTTTTCGCGCGctatttctttgaatttccgCTGGCCGCCCCACCCACGGTGCCAAACcattcaaatttcaatgaaGTCCTGGTTCACGAGGTCGGACATTacttaaattttctttaaaacgtACTCTTCATGGGAAGTTTCAGTTTCAGGTAAGCTTCACAAGACCGAGTAAATTTGGACAAAGTGCTGGAATAAAAAGGACGAAGTTTCACCTTTTTACCAGGGATATAATTAATAAGAATCGTTACGTCCTCATTTCTGAGTAAATTGTAATTGGCTGCTGTTAAATTTCgtctcttccttttttcccttCCCTGCACAGGATGTTTCTTATGAGTGAATGCTTTGAACTTGATGAAGTGTTGCTTTGACCATAAATATTAAGGTACAGCATAGGGTGCGTATCTCTTGGCAAGGTAGCTTCATAACATAATGAAATGCAAAAAGGAAACAGGAAAGGAAATGAACTGCCAAATGCAACCGACTAATATGAATCACGTAagtctattgtttattttgagTAGCAGAATACAATGTGCACTTGAGTAATCCTCTTtcaatgaagtgaaaatgaatgGCAAAATTATTCAGACCTCTCACCCCTAAGACCAAAACCCCAGAGATCAAGGTGAAGAAGGATTTGGGAAAAAAACGGGAGATTTATCGACGGGGTCAAAAAGAATTAAACCTACCTCAtcataatttttctgtttatcAATGTAAAATATTATGGGACAGCAACAGAGAAATTAACCTTATTTGAAAGCTTCAAAACAGTGTACACCCACAGTTTAGGGTCAGTGCTCATTATTTTGTACTGAGACTGTTTTTATGGAACTCTCTAACAACTCCTCTCCAGGACTCCACTTGTGGCATGGTGCAGTTTTCTCAAGGGTACTGGCTTCATGGCCAGTTAACTTGGCAGCATTCCTTCCAGATTCAATGATTATCTGCTCTctgtcttgtttttcttcacaaTACTGAACAATGGCTCCTCACCAGCATTGCTGTGGGGCAAGACCAAAACAAGTTTTGTAACTTTTGGTAAATGTTTGAATCATTTACTAACTGTGCCAGGTATAGATCTTGATAGATCTTAAAATTGCCCCAGGTTGCACTGCCTATTGGCTTATGAAGTTATGTGTGACAATTTGAATCATGTTTAAGGAGCCAAACAtgacttaaaatttaaatgctGTTCCCTATACTAACCTTTTTATGACAAGAAAGGAAATTACTCCAATTGTACAGATAGTACTAACACAATAAGGGGTTTTAATACATGTACATGCAGGACGCTGACTTTAGCTTTGCTGGCAACAGCTTGTGGAAGAATCTTTCTTGAATCGCTTCTGATCATTTTAAGGAAGTATCAAATGCTTTTTGTTAGTGATGAGTGAAAGCCCTCAGTAGTGGAAACATTGACACCCATATCTTTTTACACACTAGTTTacatgtttcatttttcatcaCCCAGAACTCATATAAAATTTCCTGcagaaaacctttttttttctactgaaaaattgtttcttttatgaaaaagtaatCTATGACAGCAAAATAACACTGGTATGCCATAAAACTGATTTAAGAAACAGAATCTATTTACACTGAAGTCTTTAGAGCAGCTGACCTTTTGTATCTCTTACGAGGGAGAGTTAAAATATGTGCACTctgttcatttattttcataCATGAATATTTCCTTATTATGGGAGTAAGGACATTTTGTCAGGTTGAAGAAATAGCTACATCAACAAAATTTGTTGGGAGAAACACACTTTTTCCAGATCATGatcttctttcattttccttgaGACAATGATTTGATGTTATTGAACAACCTATGTAAAGCTTATGACACACACAATAAGTGAAATTTAATGATCTACAACCTTGTCTTTGTACGTCTAAATATACTTTGTACAATGGTTCCGACTCTGTTTCGCAGTTTTTTATCCTTTTGTGTTGATTTCAAACCCATTCTCTCTTTTCTACGGATTTGTCTGATCAATGAGTGGAAAACATCATCCACAAACTGCCTTAATGCGGCAGAGGTTTCGAAAAATGGACAGTCAAACTCTTGTGCTAAAGCTTGTCCTTCTTCAGTTGTTACTTCTCTTTTACTTTCTAAATCAGTTTTGTTTGCAACAAGAACCATTGGTATATCTTCTGATCTCCGTAATcgttcaatttgttttttagctTGTGATACTTCTCGGAAACTTTGCCTATCTGTGATGGAATACATTATGACAAATCCTTCACCACTTCGCATGTACTGTTCTCTCATTGCTGTGAACTCTTGCTGCAAAATTATTGGAAACATGGATTCATAAGTAAGTACTGTTCTGTGTTGCTAAACTTGCAggccattttttttactaACTCATAAGTGTTtacaatgtgattggctgaaagCACTGTACTAGCtagttcagcttaattttgaAAGACTACCTGCCAGTCCTATCATAAAATAATGACTTATTTAAGAGGTAAGGTATGTTAGCCCAAGTAAATTTATGTAGAAACTTGTGATTTTGGGCAAGAACCACTGGAATTTCAACCTAATGACCTGATAACTAGTTTGGATGAAATAGCTCTGAGCTAAAGAATGCAAGTCAACcaattcttttgtctgcagctgacgtttcaaacaataattttaaagcaCGCTTTGTGTGCTTGTGGGTTAAGACGAATAGCAGTACTCACTTGTCCAGCAGTATCCAAAATATCCAACAATCCTGACTCTCCATCTATAACAGCTTGGCGCTGGTATGCATcctctaaaaaataaaaaataggtagttaacaataatttattattctaCGAGTGCAGGCTGCATATGAAGTGATAGACAACCAGCAAGGTGCTTAGCACCGAGTTGGTTATAAACATTTTATATTCAGTAAGAGTAATAAAAACTCATGGATCAAcaactcttccatgttgattttattccaGTCCAAAATGGCTTTAGTCACCCATTTTTTCTCAgagctgcaaaaatgttttcagcttGTTTTACTGATAGCCTGTGTCCAGCtaataagtaaataataataaattataaatgaTTTCTAGATGTTTTTCTACAAAAAAGGTTTTCAGAACTGAATGATTTATTAACATTCCAGTTATGTTTGGATAAAAGccaaaaatgttattgttacaAAATTCTTCAGCCATTCTTCAGCTTAAGTAAAGTTTTGATGAAAGGTTGAATGGGTCTGTAGCATGGACACTATCCACAGCAGTTGATTTATTTATGAATTAACTAACTTATAAAAGTTCCCACAAGAGTCTTGGAAGAGTCCAGAATCCTCTATAATCCAATTTAAAATTGGACTTAAAACTGATAAACACTCTTCACGTGAATGCATAAATTGAGTATAAATAGAATATTGATATGGGAATGTTAATATGTTGGCACAGgttccatttttttaaaaaacagaTCTCCCAGGGTTTCGAGAAATAAGCAATAACAGAATTAATTTACCTATTGGTAAATTGGGGGGGTAGAGGCATAACATTCTCAGAgggcaaggaaacaaaaaaacatttttagctctGAAGAATAGGTGAACAAGTTGCAATTGTGAGCACATACCCTGGGGGCTCTAACAATATCCTGAAAGTAGCACCTGACGACCTTTTAAGGTACGAATTGCACTTGtcaatatatataaatatagaTATATGTTTTCAAATGTGGTGCCAATTTTA is a window from the Acropora palmata chromosome 1, jaAcrPala1.3, whole genome shotgun sequence genome containing:
- the LOC141874688 gene encoding GTP-binding protein Rit1-like, which encodes MHPTTASFLGGLRKYKIVLLGEGGVGKSALTMQFVSHCFLDYHDPTIEDAYQRQAVIDGESGLLDILDTAGQQEFTAMREQYMRSGEGFVIMYSITDRQSFREVSQAKKQIERLRRSEDIPMVLVANKTDLESKREVTTEEGQALAQEFDCPFFETSAALRQFVDDVFHSLIRQIRRKERMGLKSTQKDKKLRNRVGTIVQSIFRRTKTRL
- the LOC141874670 gene encoding uncharacterized protein C3orf38-like isoform X1 yields the protein MLSDKEKEGCKTILTKLTEQDLLTLTDTVTNRIVSPENAREAMEAILSFSHTASQLLRRKKVKRDHIYQYLAENGIIEPTSSDKPRLIRRALKFWGSTQEDSDVENDDQGDNLSECASLQSSPNVPVSSSSKNVDGQELASNFIPWFYKILNSFNTASDSASQEWGPQHFWNDAKSSVLMLSGGEVLDECQGSLAVSDKLRELVCKEKLFFNANVAGARGQIDAYGLVKISVGGTVHRFSNCLGVFEQSFGLVRDPQLQNNWKIKFTDLKLEAQEQTQLDGQHRKAIT
- the LOC141874670 gene encoding uncharacterized protein C3orf38 homolog isoform X2, with amino-acid sequence MEAILSFSHTASQLLRRKKVKRDHIYQYLAENGIIEPTSSDKPRLIRRALKFWGSTQEDSDVENDDQGDNLSECASLQSSPNVPVSSSSKNVDGQELASNFIPWFYKILNSFNTASDSASQEWGPQHFWNDAKSSVLMLSGGEVLDECQGSLAVSDKLRELVCKEKLFFNANVAGARGQIDAYGLVKISVGGTVHRFSNCLGVFEQSFGLVRDPQLQNNWKIKFTDLKLEAQEQTQLDGQHRKAIT